One Roseburia rectibacter DNA window includes the following coding sequences:
- the tnpA gene encoding IS200/IS605 family transposase has translation MDNKSLSHTKWKCQYHIVFIPKYRKKILYGRVRNDVREIISTLCKYKDVDIIAGAVCVDHIHLSVAIPPKISIANFMGYLKGKSTLMLYDRHPELQSKWDKAFWARGYYVETIGNITDEAVQKYIKEQAEESRKEDSRSTAL, from the coding sequence ATGGACAATAAAAGTTTATCACACACAAAATGGAAATGCCAATATCACATTGTATTTATTCCGAAATACAGAAAGAAAATTTTGTATGGAAGAGTGAGAAATGATGTGAGAGAAATAATAAGCACGTTATGTAAATACAAAGATGTGGATATTATAGCAGGAGCAGTTTGCGTGGATCATATACATTTAAGTGTAGCTATTCCACCTAAAATTAGCATTGCAAATTTTATGGGATACTTAAAAGGGAAAAGTACATTAATGCTTTATGATAGACATCCAGAATTGCAAAGTAAATGGGATAAAGCATTTTGGGCAAGAGGGTATTATGTAGAAACAATTGGTAATATCACAGATGAAGCAGTACAAAAGTATATAAAAGAGCAGGCAGAGGAATCAAGGAAAGAAGATTCAAGAAGTACCGCTTTATAG